One stretch of Euphorbia lathyris chromosome 7, ddEupLath1.1, whole genome shotgun sequence DNA includes these proteins:
- the LOC136201395 gene encoding metallocarboxypeptidase A-like protein MCYG_01475 isoform X2, producing MKPKKERTFLFSFPISMASSSSPSRFFFFFFFFISVSVFSSVYAQFITPINRDLYHSSVDLMGQIKTLVHRHPDKLTVDTIEAGNKGYQAEVTVVTYCRSRTDTDERSKFRILLSFGQHGRELITSELALRILSILSEEQFLPNINAASLHSILDRLVIKVVPMENVNGRKLVEGGDLCERRNGRGVDLNRNWSVDWGKKEKDYDPYEENPGTAPFSEPESQIMRKLALSFDPHIWVNVHSGMEALFMPYDHKNTTPDGSPSQIMRSLLSELNQAHCHKRCMVGSGGGSVGYLAHGTATDYMYDVVKAPMAFTFEIYGDEAAPKHDCFKMFNPIDHSTFNRVLNDWSAAFFAIFKTGPLWLDENRPKTTASSSTLEKWVSIDEYLDGYLMERRNRYGLSKLLD from the exons ATGAAACCCAAAAAGGAAAGAACTTTTCTGTTCTCATTTCCTATTTccatggcttcttcttcttctccttctcgcttcttcttcttcttcttcttcttcatttccgTTAGTGTTTTCTCATCTGTTTATGCCCAATTTATAACCCCAATTAATCGAGATCTCTACCATTCTAG TGTCGATTTGATGGGGCAGATAAAGACATTAGTTCATCGTCACCCGGATAAACTCACT GTGGATACAATTGAAGCCGGGAACAAAGGTTACCAAGCGGAGGTCACCGTAGTTACTTATTGCCGGAGTAGGACAGACACCGATGAGAGATCGAAATTTCGGATCCTTCTC agttttggtcagcacgggagGGAGCTAATTACATCAGAACTCGCATTGCGGATCTTATCAATCTTAAGTGAAGAACAGTTTCTTCCGAATATAAATGCAGCTTCTTTGCACAGCATTCTCGACCGGCTTGTCATAAAG GTGGTGCCTATGGAAAACGTAAACGGTCGCAAACTTGTTGAAGGGGGAGATCTTTGCGAGAGAAGAAACG GAAGAGGAGTTGACCTTAACCGGAATTGGAGTGTCGATTGGGGAAAAAAGGAGAAG GATTATGATCCATACGAAGAGAATCCCGGAACCGCTCCATTCAGCGAGCCTGAAAGTCAAATAATGCGGAAACTTGCCTTATCATTTGATCCTCACATTTGGGTGAATGTGCATTCGGGAATGGAG GCTTTGTTTATGCCGTATGACCACAAGAACACAACCCCTGATGGATCACCGTCACAGATAATGCGATCATTGCTTAGCGAACTTAACCAAGCTCATTGTCACAAACGTTGCATGGTCGGTTCAGGAGGCGGCTCCGTTGG GTATCTCGCACACGGAACAGCTACAGattacatgtatgatgttgttaaAGCACCAATGGCTTTCACTTTCGAG ATATACGGAGATGAAGCAGCCCCAAAACACGACTGCTTTAAAATGTTCAATCCGATCGATCACTCCACCTTCAAC AGAGTACTCAACGATTGGTCTGCTGCGTTTTTCGCTATATTCAAAACGGGGCCGCTCTGGCTCGACGAAAACCGGCCAAAGACCACCGCATCTTCATCGACTTTGGAGAAATGGGTATCAATCGACGAGTATCTCGACGGATACTTAATGGAGAGGAGAAACAGATACG GTTTGTCAAAATTGCTTGATTGA
- the LOC136201395 gene encoding metallocarboxypeptidase A-like protein MCYG_01475 isoform X1 produces the protein MKPKKERTFLFSFPISMASSSSPSRFFFFFFFFISVSVFSSVYAQFITPINRDLYHSSVDLMGQIKTLVHRHPDKLTVDTIEAGNKGYQAEVTVVTYCRSRTDTDERSKFRILLSFGQHGRELITSELALRILSILSEEQFLPNINAASLHSILDRLVIKVVPMENVNGRKLVEGGDLCERRNGRGVDLNRNWSVDWGKKEKDYDPYEENPGTAPFSEPESQIMRKLALSFDPHIWVNVHSGMEALFMPYDHKNTTPDGSPSQIMRSLLSELNQAHCHKRCMVGSGGGSVGYLAHGTATDYMYDVVKAPMAFTFEIYGDEAAPKHDCFKMFNPIDHSTFNRVLNDWSAAFFAIFKTGPLWLDENRPKTTASSSTLEKWVSIDEYLDGYLMERRNRYGKKMEVLDLGMQEIRTYFRLFLLSSVLLLFMFCSRISKSKSSRPIVPTVTELVSRAV, from the exons ATGAAACCCAAAAAGGAAAGAACTTTTCTGTTCTCATTTCCTATTTccatggcttcttcttcttctccttctcgcttcttcttcttcttcttcttcttcatttccgTTAGTGTTTTCTCATCTGTTTATGCCCAATTTATAACCCCAATTAATCGAGATCTCTACCATTCTAG TGTCGATTTGATGGGGCAGATAAAGACATTAGTTCATCGTCACCCGGATAAACTCACT GTGGATACAATTGAAGCCGGGAACAAAGGTTACCAAGCGGAGGTCACCGTAGTTACTTATTGCCGGAGTAGGACAGACACCGATGAGAGATCGAAATTTCGGATCCTTCTC agttttggtcagcacgggagGGAGCTAATTACATCAGAACTCGCATTGCGGATCTTATCAATCTTAAGTGAAGAACAGTTTCTTCCGAATATAAATGCAGCTTCTTTGCACAGCATTCTCGACCGGCTTGTCATAAAG GTGGTGCCTATGGAAAACGTAAACGGTCGCAAACTTGTTGAAGGGGGAGATCTTTGCGAGAGAAGAAACG GAAGAGGAGTTGACCTTAACCGGAATTGGAGTGTCGATTGGGGAAAAAAGGAGAAG GATTATGATCCATACGAAGAGAATCCCGGAACCGCTCCATTCAGCGAGCCTGAAAGTCAAATAATGCGGAAACTTGCCTTATCATTTGATCCTCACATTTGGGTGAATGTGCATTCGGGAATGGAG GCTTTGTTTATGCCGTATGACCACAAGAACACAACCCCTGATGGATCACCGTCACAGATAATGCGATCATTGCTTAGCGAACTTAACCAAGCTCATTGTCACAAACGTTGCATGGTCGGTTCAGGAGGCGGCTCCGTTGG GTATCTCGCACACGGAACAGCTACAGattacatgtatgatgttgttaaAGCACCAATGGCTTTCACTTTCGAG ATATACGGAGATGAAGCAGCCCCAAAACACGACTGCTTTAAAATGTTCAATCCGATCGATCACTCCACCTTCAAC AGAGTACTCAACGATTGGTCTGCTGCGTTTTTCGCTATATTCAAAACGGGGCCGCTCTGGCTCGACGAAAACCGGCCAAAGACCACCGCATCTTCATCGACTTTGGAGAAATGGGTATCAATCGACGAGTATCTCGACGGATACTTAATGGAGAGGAGAAACAGATACGGTAAGAAGATGGAAGTTTTGGATTTGGGAATGCAGGAAATACGAACATATTTTCGCCTCTTTTTACTCTCGTCGGTTCTGTTGCTGTTCATGTTCTGCTCTAGAATATCAAAGAGCAAATCAAGTAGACCTATTGTTCCGACCGTAACCGAACTTGTATCTAGAGCagtatag